In Euphorbia lathyris chromosome 10, ddEupLath1.1, whole genome shotgun sequence, a single genomic region encodes these proteins:
- the LOC136209005 gene encoding F-box protein CPR1-like: MAIENTSSDMANEVPKEIITEILQLLPGKTLLRFRCISKSLLDIIDSSDFIKSHLTTTLENRTHRKIIFRHYAWLDNINPVPIHVLDMDEPFPPELRKGNPPESGNFDKFAYDVFGHCNGLVLLREDHVSLVVWNPTTRKFRKLPVLPNKEDYMVPCIIAWGFGYVSSIDDYKVLVIREKQVIYHVWDDGDYDYEIWILGFRSGYWRRIELPDDVSWLRDNFSNCFVDGAFHFLCDYDDVRIILAFDLMKETFCKVSLPNLAFDKSDFEYHNLEVVEGCLCVSHFCWNQHWELYARKKNDGGEFSWTKLCSIRFQQLSCIQSFSDFSIWENGIILGFSKNGDKIYILYEQYAVYSYDFKEKNIQRIVAGDKCNQKVFSCIESLVWLNKKKRKKKKKKKAILEQTSR, encoded by the exons ATGGCTATTGAGAACACAAGCAG TGATATGGCAAACGAAGTTCCTAAGGAAATTATCACCGAAATTCTGCAATTGTTGCCGGGGAAGACTCTTTTGCGTTTCAGATGCATTTCTAAATCATTACTTGACATCATTGATAGCTCTGATTTCATCAAGTCGCATCTCACTACAACTTTGGAGAATAGAACTCACCGCAAGATTATTTTCCGACACTACGCCTGGTTGGACAATATTAATCCGGTCCCGATTCATGTTCTAGACATGGATGAGCCCTTCCCGCCTGAGCTCCGTAAGGGGAATCCACCTGAATCAGGCAACTTTGATAAATTTGCATACGACGTTTTTGGTCACTGCAATGGTTTGGTCCTGCTAAGGGAAGATCATGTTAGTCTTGTTGTGTGGAATCCAACTACCCGGAAGTTTAGAAAACTTCCTGTTTTACCTAATAAGGAAGATTATATGGTACCTTGCATCATAGCTTGGGGTTTTGGTTATGTCTCTTCAATAGATGATTACAAGGTTCTAGTAATAAGAGAGAAGCAAGTTATTTATCATGTATGGGATGACGGAGAttatgattatgagatttggattTTGGGATTTAGATCAGGTTACTGGAGAAGGATTGAACTCCCTGATGATGTCTCTTGGCTTAGAGATAATTTTAGCAATTGCTTTGTGGATGGTGCTTTCCATTTCTTATGTGATTATGATGATGTAAGAATAATATTGGCATTTGATTTGATGAAAGAGACATTTTGTAAGGTATCTCTTCCTAATTTGGCTTTTGACAAAAGTGATTTTGAGTATCATAATTTGGAGGTTGTTGAAGGATGTCTCTGTGTCAGCCATTTCTGTTGGAATCAGCATTGGGAGTTATATGCTAGGAAGAAGAATGATGGAGGTGAGTTCTCTTGGACTAAATTATGCTCCATTAGATTTCAACAACTTTCTTGCATACAATCTTTCTCAGATTTTTCCATTTGGGAAAATGGAATAATTTTGGGATTTTCGAAGAATGGAGATAAAATCTATATTTTGTATGAACAATATGCCGTGTATTCGTATGAttttaaagagaaaaatatCCAAAGGATTGTCGCCGGAGATAAATGTAATCAGAAGGTGTTCTCTTGTATTGAGAGTTTGGTTTGGTTgaacaagaaaaagagaaagaaaaagaagaagaagaaagcaaTTCTGGAGCAAACAAGTCGTTAG